A section of the Lampris incognitus isolate fLamInc1 chromosome 8, fLamInc1.hap2, whole genome shotgun sequence genome encodes:
- the zar1l gene encoding ZAR1-like protein produces the protein MEGPLSTAPFRRDGSRGRRDRRPLTSQDLNYLDLCKAILSQVNSSGTPRPRGAPTRDCGVQVNAKVDKIVQCSLGPKTLFSCENDFPYAGKPKKIPFSPARVNKTPSTSPAKSGGRVQRPQSVCSPVCGRRTPEGTDLQPGCEEDERPESAVKEATTDVKKPILQPFKGNNFQFLEQRFGFFHCRMCNIRWESAYVWCIYGTKKVYHKQLCRKCQAGFNPYRVESVICKGCSQISCCCEKKQRHITMGRRHRQDLCCRCKGMKWSCDSTYRFRYVA, from the exons ATGGAGGGGCCCTTGTCCACGGCGCCTTTTCGCCGTGATGGTAGCAGGGGCCGAAGAGACCGTCGGCCTCTGACGTCTCAAGACCTGAACTACCTGGACCTCTGCAAAGCCATTCTGTCTCAAGTCAACTCCAGCGGAACCCCGCGTCCGAGAGGGGCCCCCACCAGAGACTGCGGCGTCCAGGTAAACGCCAAAGTGGACAAAATCGTCCAATGTTCACTCGGGCCCAAAACGCTGTTTTCCTGCGAAAACGACTTCCCCTACGCGGGGAAACCCAAGAAAATCCCGTTTTCCCCCGCACGCGTTAACAAGACGCCGTCCACCAGCCCGGCGAAAAGCGGCGGGCGCGTCCAGCGACCCCAGTCCGTCTGCTCCCCGGTGTGCGGCCGCAGGACGCCGGAGGGGACGGACCTCCAGCCTGGGTGTGAGGAAGACGAGAGACCTGAGAGTGCTGTGAAAGAAGCCACGACAGACGTAAAGAAACCCATCCTCCAGCCTTTTAAAGGGAACAACTTTCAG TTTCTGGAGCAGAGGTTTGGCTTTTTCCACTGCAGAATGTGCAACATTCGGTGGGAGAGTGCTTATGTGTGGTGCATCTATGGGACTAAGAAG GTGTATCACAAGCAGCTCTGCCGAAAGTGTCAGGCGGGGTTCAACCCCTACCGGGTAGAGTCAGTCATCTGCAAG GGTTGCTCTCAGATCTCCTGCTGTTGTGAGAAGAAGCAAAGACACATCACTATGGGGAGGCGTCACCGCCAAGACCTGTGCTGTCGCTGCAAGGGCATGAAATGGTCCTGCGATTCCACTTACCGCTTCAGATACGTTGCCTGA